A stretch of the Erpetoichthys calabaricus chromosome 3, fErpCal1.3, whole genome shotgun sequence genome encodes the following:
- the tspo gene encoding translocator protein, translating into MWTHAVGFAALPHVGGYFGWMFTRKSVPTWYETLNRPSWRPPNKVFPVVWTTLYTGMGYGSYLVWKELGGFTEDAVVPLGLYGAQLALNWAWTPIFFGAHKIKWAFYELLVLYGTVGATMFSWYRVNKTATLLMVPYLMWLTLAATLNYRIWRDNPDKKED; encoded by the exons ATGTGGACTCATGCTGTTGGATTTGCAGCACTACCCCATGTGGGTGGATACTTTGGATGGATGTTTACCAGAAAAAGTGTGCCTACCTGGTATGAGACTTTAAATAGACCATCATGGCGCCCACCCAATAAGGTGTTCCCAGTAGTTTGGACTACTCTTTACACTGGAATGGG ATATGGCTCTTATTTAGTTTGGAAAGAGCTTGGAGGGTTCACTGAAGATGCCGTTGTCCCACTGGGGCTGTATGGAGCACAACTGGCTTTGAACTGGGCTTGGACTCCCATTTTCTTTGGGGCACACAAAATCAAATGG GCTTTTTATGAACTACTGGTGCTGTATGGGACAGTGGGGGCAACAATGTTTTCTTGGTACCGAGTTAACAAAACAGCCACCCTTCTGATGGTGCCCTATTTGATGTGGCTTACATTGGCTGCAACTCTTAACTACCGCATCTGGAGAGACAACCCTGATAAAAAAGAGGACTAA